A DNA window from Chloroflexota bacterium contains the following coding sequences:
- a CDS encoding 50S ribosomal protein L27 → MAHKKGGGSTRNGRDSNAKRLGVKCYDTELVTAGSIIVRQRGTRIHAGTNVGVGKDHTLFALIDGKVKFEHKTRDKKRASVYA, encoded by the coding sequence ATGGCGCATAAGAAAGGCGGCGGCAGCACGCGAAACGGGCGAGACAGCAACGCCAAGAGGCTCGGCGTGAAGTGCTACGACACCGAGTTAGTTACGGCAGGCTCCATCATCGTGCGGCAGCGCGGCACGCGCATCCACGCAGGCACCAATGTCGGCGTAGGCAAGGACCACACGCTCTTCGCCCTCATCGACGGCAAGGTGAAGTTCGAGCATAAGACCCGCGACAAAAAGCGCGCCAGCGTCTATGCCTAG
- a CDS encoding DUF1385 domain-containing protein, with amino-acid sequence MPPVLHGRAAHHRHRRTRRTPDAPVQLAAVAARRTTYQAHQSQGWVRSPLFFIIHEQFINTTCNHGEGMSTEQAPMYGGQAVIEGVMIRGQSNIAVAVRRPDGSVATMRHPLTSIYTGKLRRIPLIRGVIAMAETLTLGMRALSYSANVAAEAEGEEISKASMAGMMLVSLSLAIGLFFLVPVFASDWLETLLDSHLLANIAEGVFRLLLFLGYIALISRMDDIRRVFMYHGAEHMTVHAQERGDPLDVEHIRQYPTAHPRCGTAFLLVVMVVAILAFIFVGREPFWWLITSRIVLVPAIAAVSYEVIRFSGRHAGNPLVSLITTPSLALQSLTTRQPDDDQIEIAIVAMQEAQAADRDAERVSAMS; translated from the coding sequence ATGCCACCCGTTCTTCACGGGCGAGCAGCGCATCATCGACACCGAAGGACGCGTCGAACGCCTGATGCGCCGGTTCAACTTGCAGCAGTAGCAGCAAGGCGGACGACATACCAAGCACATCAATCGCAGGGGTGGGTACGCTCACCCCTGTTTTTCATTATTCATGAACAATTCATAAACACGACTTGTAATCACGGGGAAGGCATGAGCACAGAGCAAGCGCCGATGTACGGCGGACAGGCGGTCATCGAAGGCGTGATGATTCGCGGGCAGAGCAACATCGCGGTCGCGGTGCGTCGGCCGGACGGCAGCGTCGCCACAATGCGGCATCCGCTCACTTCTATATACACTGGCAAGCTGCGCCGCATCCCGCTAATTCGCGGCGTCATCGCAATGGCGGAAACGCTCACGCTCGGCATGCGCGCGCTGAGCTATTCGGCGAATGTCGCCGCGGAGGCGGAAGGCGAGGAAATCAGCAAGGCGTCGATGGCGGGCATGATGCTCGTGTCGCTCAGCCTTGCGATCGGGCTGTTCTTTCTCGTCCCGGTGTTCGCCAGCGACTGGTTGGAAACGCTGCTAGACTCGCACCTGCTGGCAAACATCGCGGAAGGCGTATTTCGCCTGCTACTGTTCTTAGGATACATAGCGCTGATAAGCCGCATGGACGACATTCGTCGCGTGTTCATGTATCACGGCGCGGAGCACATGACCGTGCACGCGCAGGAACGCGGCGACCCGCTCGATGTGGAGCACATACGGCAGTATCCGACGGCGCATCCGCGCTGCGGCACAGCGTTCCTGCTGGTCGTGATGGTCGTGGCGATACTCGCGTTCATCTTCGTCGGACGCGAGCCGTTCTGGTGGCTCATCACATCCCGCATTGTGCTAGTGCCCGCGATCGCCGCCGTGAGCTACGAAGTCATTCGCTTCAGCGGACGGCACGCCGGCAACCCGCTCGTCAGCCTCATAACCACGCCGAGCCTAGCCCTGCAATCGCTCACCACCCGCCAGCCCGACGACGACCAGATAGAGATAGCCATCGTCGCCATGCAGGAAGCCCAAGCCGCCGATCGCGACGCGGAGCGGGTGAGCGCGATGTCGTAG
- the rpmE gene encoding 50S ribosomal protein L31 — MKPGIHPTYYPEAVTICSCGATYTTGSTKPELRVEICNLCHPFFTGEQRIIDTEGRVERLMRRFNLQQ, encoded by the coding sequence ATGAAACCCGGCATCCACCCCACATATTATCCGGAAGCCGTCACTATCTGCTCTTGCGGCGCGACATACACGACCGGCTCGACCAAGCCCGAATTGCGCGTCGAGATTTGCAACCTATGCCACCCGTTCTTCACGGGCGAGCAGCGCATCATCGACACCGAAGGACGCGTCGAACGCCTGATGCGCCGGTTCAACTTGCAGCAGTAG
- the rplU gene encoding 50S ribosomal protein L21: protein MYAIVNTGGKQYRVQPGDTVRVEYLPGDQGDLIELDDVRLLSDDDGEVTVGAPNVAGAKVTAEVVQQGRGKKVIVFKYKAKTRYRRKNGHRQNFTELRVTDISHSTD, encoded by the coding sequence ATGTATGCAATTGTCAACACCGGCGGTAAGCAGTACCGTGTGCAGCCTGGCGATACCGTGCGCGTCGAATACTTGCCCGGCGACCAAGGCGACCTTATTGAACTGGACGATGTTCGCCTGCTGTCCGACGATGACGGCGAAGTAACTGTTGGCGCTCCGAATGTCGCAGGCGCGAAGGTTACCGCGGAAGTCGTACAGCAAGGGCGCGGGAAGAAGGTAATCGTCTTCAAGTACAAGGCAAAGACGCGCTACCGCAGGAAGAACGGTCACCGGCAGAACTTTACCGAGCTGCGTGTTACCGACATCTCTCACAGCACCGATTAA
- a CDS encoding bifunctional phosphoribosyl-AMP cyclohydrolase/phosphoribosyl-ATP diphosphatase HisIE, with product MAPLVKLDGRGLVPAIAQNVNTGEVLMLGYMNPGSLKRTLEGGEVWFFSRSRSDLWHKGEVSGNYMHVKSATIDCDGDALLLQVEPDGPICHTGVPSCFFTPIDEFPEFYRDETGPGVLEDLFALIQDRKHEMPEGSYTTSLFSGGADRIAQKVIEEAGETAIAGVKGEADHLAEEMADMFYHALVLLSASGARPEDVWEALRERAG from the coding sequence ATGGCGCCACTGGTAAAGCTGGATGGAAGAGGGCTGGTGCCCGCAATCGCACAGAATGTGAACACCGGCGAAGTGCTGATGCTAGGGTACATGAACCCCGGCTCACTGAAGCGCACGCTGGAAGGCGGTGAAGTCTGGTTCTTCAGCCGCAGCCGGTCCGACCTGTGGCACAAGGGCGAGGTATCCGGCAACTACATGCATGTCAAGTCTGCGACAATCGATTGCGACGGCGACGCCCTGCTTCTGCAAGTCGAGCCGGACGGGCCCATCTGTCATACTGGCGTGCCGAGCTGCTTCTTCACGCCAATCGACGAGTTCCCCGAGTTCTACCGTGACGAGACGGGACCCGGCGTTCTGGAAGACCTGTTCGCATTGATTCAGGATCGCAAGCACGAGATGCCCGAGGGTAGCTACACCACAAGTCTGTTCTCAGGCGGCGCGGACCGCATCGCGCAGAAGGTCATCGAAGAGGCGGGCGAAACCGCAATCGCGGGCGTCAAAGGCGAAGCCGATCATCTTGCCGAAGAAATGGCAGACATGTTCTACCACGCCCTGGTGTTGCTATCCGCCTCCGGCGCGCGCCCTGAGGACGTCTGGGAAGCGCTCAGGGAGCGCGCGGGCTAG